The following are encoded together in the Roseobacter denitrificans OCh 114 genome:
- a CDS encoding helix-turn-helix domain-containing protein — protein MPESDFPDIRGLHLFAEMSDENFFALMRGSYVQNFPPQIDLIEEGDPSDFLHIVLSGSVELFSSWNSRETSMATVRPVSTFILAATIKDAPYLMSARTLEKSRVALIPSQDVRGVFDIDAKFARNVVTELAQCYRSVVKNTKDLKLRTSLERLANYLLRQQERTGGNSEFDLPIEKRRLASMLGMTPENLSRAFKSLQSYGVKVSGNRVNISDQKDIENFAKPSPLIDDYST, from the coding sequence ATGCCCGAATCGGATTTTCCGGATATTCGCGGTCTGCATCTTTTTGCAGAGATGAGCGACGAGAACTTTTTCGCGCTCATGCGGGGATCCTATGTCCAGAACTTCCCACCGCAGATCGACCTGATCGAGGAAGGCGATCCGAGCGATTTTCTGCATATCGTCCTGTCCGGTTCGGTCGAGCTTTTCTCAAGCTGGAACAGCCGCGAGACGTCAATGGCAACGGTCCGCCCGGTATCGACCTTCATCCTCGCTGCAACGATCAAGGACGCACCGTATTTGATGTCCGCCCGCACCTTGGAGAAAAGCCGGGTTGCGCTTATTCCCAGCCAGGATGTGCGGGGCGTATTTGATATCGATGCGAAATTTGCCAGAAACGTGGTTACGGAACTGGCGCAATGCTACCGGTCTGTTGTCAAGAACACCAAGGACTTGAAACTGAGGACGTCTCTTGAACGATTGGCGAACTACCTGTTGCGCCAGCAAGAGCGTACTGGCGGGAATTCAGAATTCGATCTCCCCATTGAGAAACGCCGCCTCGCCTCCATGCTTGGCATGACGCCCGAAAACCTGAGCCGCGCCTTCAAGAGCCTGCAATCCTATGGGGTGAAAGTGAGCGGCAACCGCGTGAACATCTCGGATCAGAAAGATATCGAAAACTTCGCGAAACCAAGCCCCCTCATTGATGACTATTCAACGTAA
- a CDS encoding MFS transporter — protein sequence MKISTLFRVQDRAIRALHLTWIAFFITFYVWFNMAPLASSMLAANDWLTKDDIKLFAIANVALTIPARILVGLALDKYGPRRVFSILMVVMAVPTLFFAFGDTKMQLFVSRLIMSSVGAGFVVGIHMTALWFKPRDIGFAEGFYAGWGNFGSAAAALTIPTIALNMFGGDDGWRYAIAMSGIIMAAYGVFYWFAITDGPNPDTHKKAKGSALEVSTYKDLVLLVIFTVPLIGILSILIYRVQMMGYIDGFVATICYASIATLVVYQVWQVLRTNLPILRKGVPEDDKYPFSSVAALNTTYFANFGAELAVVSMLPMFFQETWGLTAVVAGLIAASFAFINLVARPMGGLVSDRMGNRRFVMLAYMLGIAIGFALMGLLNSEWPLIIAIAITIACSFFVQGAEGATFGIIPSIKRRVTGQIAGMAGAYGNVGAVFYLFIFTFVDTQTFFFIIACGALISWVVCFFWLKEPEGGFGEEYVLSSVDQAIAAEATRKKEAEAELALIFEGSEKVALAEKGNGLTVTARFKDLDDLKTALARLGPNGSQQPAE from the coding sequence ATGAAAATCTCAACTCTGTTCCGGGTTCAGGACCGCGCCATTCGCGCGCTGCACCTGACCTGGATCGCTTTCTTTATTACCTTTTATGTCTGGTTCAACATGGCCCCGCTGGCATCTTCGATGTTGGCGGCAAATGATTGGCTTACCAAGGATGACATCAAGCTCTTCGCCATCGCAAACGTGGCGTTGACGATCCCGGCCCGGATCCTTGTTGGGCTGGCGCTCGACAAATACGGCCCGCGCCGTGTGTTCTCGATCCTCATGGTCGTGATGGCCGTGCCGACGCTCTTCTTCGCCTTTGGCGACACCAAGATGCAGCTCTTTGTCTCGCGTCTGATCATGTCGTCTGTCGGCGCAGGTTTCGTTGTCGGTATTCACATGACAGCCCTTTGGTTCAAGCCGCGTGACATCGGCTTTGCCGAAGGGTTCTACGCGGGCTGGGGCAACTTCGGTTCCGCTGCTGCGGCTCTGACCATTCCGACAATCGCTCTGAACATGTTCGGTGGCGATGATGGCTGGCGCTACGCGATTGCCATGTCGGGCATCATCATGGCGGCCTATGGCGTGTTCTACTGGTTCGCGATCACTGACGGTCCGAACCCCGACACCCACAAGAAGGCAAAGGGTTCAGCACTTGAGGTTTCGACCTACAAGGATCTGGTGCTGCTGGTCATCTTCACCGTGCCGCTGATCGGGATTTTGTCGATCCTCATCTACCGTGTGCAGATGATGGGTTATATCGATGGCTTCGTTGCAACCATCTGCTACGCCTCGATTGCAACCCTGGTTGTCTATCAGGTCTGGCAAGTGCTGCGCACCAACCTGCCGATCCTTCGCAAAGGTGTTCCCGAGGATGACAAGTATCCCTTCAGCTCGGTCGCAGCGCTCAACACCACCTATTTCGCGAACTTCGGTGCGGAACTGGCGGTCGTGTCGATGCTGCCGATGTTCTTTCAGGAAACCTGGGGGCTGACAGCAGTCGTCGCTGGTCTGATCGCGGCCTCCTTTGCCTTCATCAACCTCGTGGCGCGTCCGATGGGCGGTTTGGTCTCAGACCGCATGGGCAACCGCCGCTTTGTGATGCTGGCCTATATGCTGGGGATTGCCATCGGTTTTGCGCTCATGGGCCTGTTGAACAGCGAATGGCCTCTGATCATCGCGATCGCCATCACAATCGCTTGCTCGTTCTTCGTGCAGGGGGCGGAGGGGGCAACCTTCGGCATCATCCCCTCGATCAAGCGTCGGGTGACCGGACAGATTGCCGGCATGGCCGGGGCCTACGGCAACGTTGGCGCGGTGTTCTACCTCTTCATCTTCACCTTTGTCGACACGCAGACCTTCTTCTTCATCATCGCCTGTGGTGCGCTGATCTCCTGGGTTGTCTGCTTCTTCTGGCTGAAGGAACCGGAAGGTGGCTTTGGGGAAGAGTACGTCCTCAGTTCTGTTGACCAGGCCATCGCAGCGGAAGCCACGCGCAAGAAAGAGGCCGAAGCTGAACTCGCCTTGATCTTTGAGGGCTCCGAGAAGGTGGCACTCGCCGAGAAAGGCAACGGCCTGACCGTCACCGCAAGGTTCAAGGACCTTGACGATCTCAAGACCGCTTTGGCCCGACTAGGTCCAAACGGCAGCCAGCAACCGGCTGAATGA
- a CDS encoding carboxymuconolactone decarboxylase family protein, with protein sequence MSEKMPGAAGDLAEEFPHIWNAYQMLGRAAADCGPLTDRERRLVKLALSVGAGSEGAVHSHTRRAEAEGIEKEALLQVAMLAIGPLGLPRAVAAKTWIEDLD encoded by the coding sequence ATGTCCGAAAAAATGCCCGGTGCCGCCGGTGATCTCGCCGAAGAATTCCCCCACATCTGGAACGCCTATCAGATGCTTGGCCGTGCTGCCGCAGATTGCGGCCCGCTCACTGATCGCGAGCGTCGCCTGGTGAAACTCGCATTGTCTGTTGGTGCAGGTTCAGAAGGCGCAGTACACTCCCACACGCGGCGCGCAGAAGCCGAGGGCATTGAGAAGGAAGCGCTGCTGCAGGTAGCGATGCTGGCCATTGGCCCGCTTGGTTTACCGCGTGCGGTTGCGGCAAAAACCTGGATCGAAGACCTCGACTGA
- a CDS encoding universal stress protein has product MEIMLAYDHSRNARIALGAIQQMFGPLKPSVTLVSVVEDIGSATSGADELFTEQYQDQKAGVEAAAAELMAAGFDAKVMLAEGDARKMILRATEERQPDLLVMARHSHHADGGPLGFITKKLDALVEEFDHMTFGSVSAFLARRAKCPILIIPTHVPASSMQAAE; this is encoded by the coding sequence ATGGAAATAATGCTTGCGTACGACCATTCGCGCAACGCGCGAATTGCGCTCGGCGCAATTCAGCAGATGTTCGGACCGTTGAAACCCAGCGTTACGCTGGTGTCGGTCGTTGAGGATATCGGGAGCGCCACATCGGGTGCGGACGAGCTTTTCACCGAACAGTATCAGGATCAGAAAGCGGGCGTTGAAGCGGCGGCCGCCGAATTGATGGCAGCAGGCTTTGACGCGAAGGTCATGCTTGCAGAAGGTGACGCGCGCAAGATGATCTTGCGCGCGACAGAGGAACGTCAGCCGGACCTTTTGGTTATGGCGCGTCACAGCCATCACGCAGATGGGGGGCCGTTGGGGTTCATCACCAAAAAGCTCGACGCGCTTGTCGAGGAATTTGACCACATGACCTTTGGCTCTGTGTCGGCCTTTCTGGCGCGGCGCGCCAAGTGCCCAATTCTCATAATTCCAACCCACGTCCCCGCATCTTCGATGCAGGCGGCCGAATAA
- a CDS encoding NarK family nitrate/nitrite MFS transporter, translating into MAITDTSNGSSRHVLTDWRPEDPQFWEEKGKAIATRNLWISIPNLLMAFSVWMVWSVVVAKMPAIGFDFSVSERFWLAALPGLSGATLRIFYSFVIPVFGGRRWTAISTASLLLPALGIGFAVQNPETSYFTFLILALMCGFGGGNFASSMANIAYFYPKKVKGQALAMNAGLGNLGVSVMQFLVPVVITMGVFGAVGGEPQTLSDGGQLFIQNAGFIWVPFLAIGAIAAWFGMNDIADAKASVGEQMSILGRYHNWVMCVLYVGTFGSFIGYAAGFPLLMKTQFPEVDVLKYAFLGPLVGALSRSATGWISDKFGGGKVTFWVFLGMIVAVYGVITFLPSTPEAADGSFWGFFACFMALFFLTGVGNASTFQMIPSIMKQEIPRLMPNLEATNMQRTIERESAAIIAFTSAIAAYGAFFIPKSYGTSIAITGSPHGALWAFLGFYAVCTVITWVYYSRKNAPVPC; encoded by the coding sequence ATGGCGATTACAGACACCTCAAATGGCAGCAGCCGTCACGTGTTGACGGACTGGCGCCCCGAAGACCCCCAGTTCTGGGAGGAAAAGGGCAAGGCCATCGCAACCCGCAACCTTTGGATCTCGATCCCGAACCTGCTCATGGCCTTCTCGGTCTGGATGGTTTGGTCGGTCGTTGTGGCCAAGATGCCTGCCATTGGCTTTGATTTCTCGGTTTCAGAGCGTTTCTGGCTGGCGGCTTTGCCCGGCCTGTCGGGCGCAACACTGCGGATTTTCTACAGCTTCGTTATCCCGGTCTTTGGCGGCCGTCGGTGGACGGCCATCTCGACCGCTTCGCTTTTGCTGCCCGCACTCGGTATCGGCTTCGCGGTACAGAACCCCGAAACGTCATACTTCACATTCCTGATCCTTGCCCTGATGTGCGGCTTCGGCGGCGGCAACTTCGCCTCTTCGATGGCCAACATCGCCTATTTCTATCCCAAGAAAGTCAAAGGCCAGGCGCTGGCAATGAATGCGGGCCTGGGCAACCTTGGCGTCTCCGTGATGCAGTTTCTCGTGCCTGTCGTCATCACCATGGGTGTTTTCGGCGCCGTGGGTGGTGAGCCGCAAACCCTGTCCGATGGCGGTCAACTCTTCATTCAGAATGCTGGCTTCATCTGGGTGCCGTTCCTGGCCATTGGTGCCATCGCCGCGTGGTTCGGCATGAATGACATCGCTGACGCAAAGGCCTCTGTGGGCGAGCAGATGTCCATCCTGGGCCGCTACCACAACTGGGTGATGTGTGTGCTTTATGTTGGCACATTCGGCTCCTTCATTGGCTATGCTGCGGGTTTCCCGCTTCTGATGAAGACACAGTTTCCAGAAGTTGATGTGCTGAAATACGCCTTCCTCGGCCCGCTTGTGGGAGCGCTGAGCCGCTCTGCCACGGGCTGGATTTCCGACAAGTTCGGCGGTGGGAAAGTGACTTTCTGGGTGTTCCTCGGCATGATCGTTGCGGTTTACGGCGTGATCACCTTCTTGCCATCGACACCTGAAGCGGCTGACGGCAGTTTCTGGGGCTTCTTTGCCTGCTTCATGGCGCTCTTCTTCCTGACCGGTGTGGGCAATGCCTCCACCTTCCAGATGATCCCGTCGATCATGAAACAGGAAATCCCGCGTCTCATGCCGAACCTCGAGGCCACCAACATGCAGCGCACCATCGAGCGCGAGTCTGCTGCCATCATTGCCTTTACGTCGGCCATCGCAGCTTACGGCGCCTTCTTCATCCCGAAGAGCTACGGCACCTCGATCGCCATAACCGGCAGTCCGCACGGCGCGCTCTGGGCCTTTCTCGGGTTCTATGCGGTCTGCACCGTAATCACCTGGGTCTACTACAGCCGCAAGAACGCACCTGTTCCCTGCTGA
- a CDS encoding helix-turn-helix domain-containing protein, translating into MAIVVRLDVMLAKRKMTSRELAARIGIAEQNLSTLRSGRARGVRFGTLESICRVLQCQPGDLFEFLDGEGEAEHRD; encoded by the coding sequence ATGGCCATCGTGGTTCGGCTCGACGTGATGCTCGCCAAACGCAAGATGACTTCTCGGGAGCTCGCAGCCCGGATCGGCATCGCCGAGCAGAACCTGTCAACACTCAGATCGGGCCGCGCGCGCGGTGTTCGGTTTGGCACCCTGGAGAGCATTTGCCGTGTCCTTCAGTGTCAACCGGGCGATCTGTTCGAGTTTCTGGATGGTGAGGGGGAAGCGGAACATCGTGATTGA